DNA from Tachysurus fulvidraco isolate hzauxx_2018 chromosome 16, HZAU_PFXX_2.0, whole genome shotgun sequence:
ATTTAGTGAAACATTTGcattttactgtgtatatttaaagCAATGCTTTTAGATACAACATtagaaatgataacatttatactcattttcatttattttggggTGAGAAGAACAGTGAGAAGTGGGAAAAGCAGTGAGGAGAACAGTGAGGAGAACAGTGTGGAGAACATGAGGAGAAGAGTGTGGAGATCTGTAAGAAGAACATGAGGAGAACAGTGAGAAGAACAATGAGAATAACAATGAGAAGAACAGTGAGAAGAACAGTAAGGAAAACAGTGTGGAGAACAGTGAGAAGAACAGTAAGGAAAACAGTGTGGAGAACAGTGAGAAGAACATGAGAATAACAATGAGAATAACAATGAGAAGAACAGTGAGAAGAACAGTAAGGAAAACGGTGTGGAGAACAGTGAGAAGAACAGTAAGGAAAACAGTGTGGAGAACAGTGAGGAGAACAGTGAGGAGAACAGTGTGGAGAACAGTGAGGAGAACAGCGAGAAGAACAGCGAGGAGAACAGTGTGGAGAACAGTGAGAAGAACAGTGAGGAGAACAATGTGGAGAACAGCATGGAGAACAGCATTGAGAACAGCgaggagaacagagaggagaaCATTGAGGAGAACAGTGTGGAGAACATTGTGGAGAACAGTGAGGAGAACAGTGAGAAGAACATTGTGGAGAACAGCGAGGAGAACAGCGAGAAGAACAGCGAGGAGAATAGCGAGGAGAACAGTGAGGAGAACAGTGAGGAGAACAGTGTGAAGAACAGAGAGGAGAACAGCGAGAAGAACAGCgaggagaacagagaggagaacagtgtgaagaacagagaggagaacagtgagaagaacagtgaggagaacagtgaggagaacagagaggagaacagagaggagaacagtgaggagaacagtgaggagaacagagaggagaacagagaggagaacagtgaggagaacagtgaggagaacagagaggagaacagtgtggagaacagagaggagaacagtgaggagaacagtgaggagaacagagaggagaacagagaggagaacagagaggagaacagtgaggagaacagagaggagaacagagaggagaacagtgaggagaacagagaggagaacagtgaggagaacagagaggagaaCAGTGAGGAGAACAGTGAGGAGAACAGTGAGAAGAACAGTGTggagaacagagaggagaaCAGTGAGGAGAACAGTGAGAAGAACAGTGTggagaacagagaggagaaCAGTGAGGAGAACAGTGAGGAGAACAGTGTGGAGAACAGTGAGGAGAACAGCGAGAAGAACAGCGAGGAGAACAGTGTGGAGAACAGTGAGAAGAACAGTGAGGAGAACAATGTGGAGAACAGCATGGAGAACAGCATTGAGAACAGCgaggagaacagagaggagaaCATTGAGGAGAACAGTGTGGAGAACATTGTGGAGAACAGTGAGGAGAACAGTGAGAAGAACATTGTGGAGAACAGCGAGGAGAACAGCGAGAAGAACAGCGAGGAGAACAGCGAGGAGAACAGTGAGGAGAACAGTGTGAAGAACAGAGAGGAGAACAGCGAGAAGAACAGCgaggagaacagagaggagaacagtgagaagaacagtgaggagaacagtgaggagaacagagaggagaacagagaggagaacagagaggagaacagtgaggagaacagagaggagaacagagaggagaacagagaggagaacagtgaggagaacagtgaggagaacagagaggagaacagagaggagaacagtgaggagaacagtgaggagaacagagaggagaacagagaggagaacagagaggagaacagtgaggagaacagagaggagaacagagaggagaacagagaggagaacagagaggagaacagtgaggagaacagtgaggagaacagagaggagaacagtgaggagaacagtgagaagaacagtgaggagaacagtgagaagaacagtgaggagaacagtgaggagaacagtgaggagaacagtgaggagaagagtgttttcattttctttaactgTACTTTATACTGGAAATTTCAACATATGTAATGTTAATTCTAAAcaactttcatttaaaaatatagataGATGCGAGCAGCATTTATCTGTGTTTCATGTATGAAAGAAATCATATATTATTTAGCAAGTGTTGAAGCTTTTTAATTAGAGATACAAGACAACAAGCTTACATTGTTTCTAAAATACGGAAACTTTACACACCCTCCAGTTTCACCCAAAAGAGAATGGcttcctttttgagtctggttttgCCATTTATTTCGTTGTGCTCATCATCATGTTTCTTGCTGTGCTTTACAGGAACAGTTTTGGTGTATCAAAAACGTATTGAatttcttctgctttttttctgaatttttttaacGGACTAGGAGAAGTTTGCAAAAGTGTGCACCATCAGACTGCACCATACATAGAACTACCATACTTCAACATTTCAGGCTTGACCtgagtagtggtagtagtagtagtaataataataataataataataataagaagaagaagaagaagaagaagaagaagaagaagaagaagaatattccCTAAACTAACAGGTTTCAGCTCTTCAGGTTTA
Protein-coding regions in this window:
- the LOC125139071 gene encoding ring-infected erythrocyte surface antigen-like; translated protein: MRRRVWRSNSEKNSKENGVENSEKNSKENSVENSEENSEENSVENSEENSEKNSEENSVENSEKNSEENNVENSMENSIENSEENREENIEENSVENIVENSEENSEKNIVENSEENSEKNSEENSEENSEENSEENSVKNREENSEKNSEENREENSNREENSEENSEENSEKNSVENREENSEENSEKNSVENREENSEENSEENSVENSEENSEKNSEENSVENSEKNSEENNVENSMENSIENSEENREENIEENSVENIVENSEENSEKNIVENSEENSEKNSEENSEENSEENSVKNREENSEKNSEENREENMMILKDMIFILKTKNH